From one Pithys albifrons albifrons isolate INPA30051 chromosome 22, PitAlb_v1, whole genome shotgun sequence genomic stretch:
- the C1QA gene encoding complement C1q subcomponent subunit A has protein sequence MPPGFWLVTSTLAAVLGMALLEDGVCRAPDGKDGFPGVPGLNGRPGQKGDRGDPGKPAPRTGIQGPKGDAGEPGPPGIPGNRGSHGLPGLIGFPGQPGPKGHKGRAGNISEQPRPAFSASRRSPRSTGRTVVFDNIITNQENSYNPQTGEFTCRTPGLYYFAYQVVSSGDLCLSITKNRERIVSFCNTNSHGILQLNSGSSVLSLAGGDQVSVTTDPAQGSTTYGSSEADSVFSGFMLFPQTG, from the exons ATGCCACCTGGATTTTGGCTGGTGACCAGCACCCTGGCGGCAGTGCTGGGCATGGCCCTGCTGGAGGACGGAGTGTGCCGGGCACCAGATGGCAAGGATGGCTTCCCTGGAGTCCCTGGCCTCAATGGGAGGCCAGGACAGAAGGGTGACAGAGGAGACCCAG GGAAACCAGCGCCAAGGACGGGCATCCAGGGACCCAAAGGGGATGCAGGTGAACCGGGACCTCCTGGCATTCCAGGGAACCGTGGCTCTCATGGCCTGCCTGGTCTCATCGGTTTCCCAGGGCAGCCAGGGCCCAAGGGGCacaagggcagagctggcaaTATCTCGGAGCAGCCACGCCCTGCCTTCTCTGCCTCACGGAGGTCCCCAAGATCCACGGGCAGGACAGTGGTGTTTGACAACATCATCACCAACCAGGAGAACTCCTACAACCCCCAGACCGGGGAGTTCACCTGCCGCACCCCTGGGCTCTACTACTTTGCCTACCAGGTGGTCTCCAGTGGCGACCTGTGCCTGAGCATCACCAAGAACAGGGAGCGCATCGTCAGCTTCTGCAACACCAACAGCCATGGCATCCTGCAGCTGAACTCGGGCAGCAGCGTGCTGAGCCTGGCGGGGGGCGACCAGGTGTCCGTGACCACtgaccctgcccagggcagcacaaCCTATGGCAGCTCTGAGGCAGACAGCGTCTTCAGCGGCTTCATGCTCTTCCCACAGACAGGCTGA
- the C1QC gene encoding complement C1q subcomponent subunit C — MELRLWEQLHLALTLLLLNLGSAVTGDAPHNCYGAPGLPGMPGMPGKDGRDGLKGAKGEPGIPAPPATRGPKGMKGELGSPGLPGKKGPSGPPGAPGEPGMMGLAGEPGMPGSYKQKHQSAFSVTRQTKEHPLKNIPVIFNHVITNTNHDYNTTTGKFTCRLPGLYYFVFHTSQTANLCVILHKNQRRMASFCDHKTNTMQVSSGGTLLRLAAEDQVWLEVNDYNGMVGIANSDSVFSGFLLFPD; from the exons ATGGAGCTGAGActctgggagcagctccatctggctctcaccctcctcctcctgaatctgggctctgctgtgacTGGAGATGCCCCTCACAACTGCTATGGTGCTCCAGGCCTGCCAGGCATGCCGGGAATGCCGGGCAAGGATGGCCGGGATGGGCTGAAGGGAGCCAAAGGGGAGCCAG GtatcccagctcctcctgcaacACGAGGGCCCAAGGGCATGAAAGGGGAACTAGGTAGCCCTGGGCTGCCAGGCAAGAAGGGTCCCAGTGGCCCTCCTGGTGCCCCTGGAGAACCTGGGATGATGGGTTTGGCTGGAGAGCCAGGAATGCCAGGCAGCTACAAGCAGAAGCACCAGTCAGCATTCTCAGTGACTAGGCAGACCAAGGAGCACCCCTTAAAGAATATCCCTGTGATTTTCAACCACGTCATCACCAACACCAACCATGACTATAACACCACCACGGGCAAGTTCACCTGCAGACTCCCTGGGCTCTACTACTTTGTCTTCCACACCTCACAGACAGCCAACCTCTGTGTCATCCTGCACAAGAACCAGAGGAGGATGGCCAGCTTCTGTGACCACAAGACCAACACCATGCAGGTCAGCTCGGGGGGGACCCTGCTCCGCCTGGCTGCTGAGGACCAGGTCTGGTTGGAAGTGAATGACTACAACGGCATGGTGGGCATCGCCAACTCCGACAGCGTCTTCTCAGggttcctgctcttcccagacTAA
- the C1QB gene encoding LOW QUALITY PROTEIN: complement C1q subcomponent subunit B (The sequence of the model RefSeq protein was modified relative to this genomic sequence to represent the inferred CDS: substituted 1 base at 1 genomic stop codon): MKLSQKKGXELKIKKGCVPDPFTTTLAANFCFFSQAFPGRTLVCPTPSPHPSNKELKMWIVQVMLICLAGGQLASATLCKTYGTIPGIPGSPGQPGSNGRDGENGPKGEQGLPGQAEHEGDIGPKGDPGAPGYPGKVGPRGPPGAKGLPGLTGLPGPPGDSGDYKATLKSAFSASRSISSYPRREQPVRFDRTITNEKSGYENRYGRFICRVPGIYYFTYHATSRGNLCLNVKKGRGGSRGENVVTFCDYVNNSFQVTTGGVVLKMAMNESVWLEPTEKNSLVGIEGSDSIFSGFLIFPEA, encoded by the exons ATGAAACTGTCACAGAAAAAAGGGTAGGAGCTAAAGATAAAAAAGGGATGTGTCCCAGATCCTTTCACAACAACCCTTGCAGCAAACTTCTGCTTCTTCTCACAGGCATTTCCAGGCAGGACGCTGGTGTGTCCCACTCCATCTCCCCACCCAAGCAACAAGGAGCTCAAG ATGTGGATCGTGCAGGTGATGCTGATCTGCTTGGCTGGAGGGCAGCTTGCTAGTGCCACGCTCTGCAAGACCTACGGCACCATTCCAGGCATCCCAGGGTCACCAGGACAGCCTGGCAGCAATGGCAGAGATGGGGAGAATGGCCCAAAGGGCGAGCAAG GACTCCCTGGCCAGGCAGAGCATGAAGGAGACATCGGGCCGAAGGGAGACCCGGGAGCACCAGGGTACCCTGGGAAGGTCGGCCCCAGGGGCCCCCCGGGTGCAAAGGGTTTACCAGGTCTCACTGGATTACCTGGTCCTCCGGGGGACTCCGGTGACTACAAGGCCACCCTGAAGTCTGCCTTCTCCGCTTCCAGGAGCATCAGCTCCTACCCCCGCCGGGAGCAGCCCGTCCGCTTCGATCGCACCATCACTAACGAGAAGAGCGGCTACGAGAACCGCTACGGCCGCTTCATCTGCCGCGTCCCCGGCATCTACTACTTCACCTACCATGCCACCTCCAGGGGCAACCTGTGCCTCAATGTCAAAAAGGGCCGAGGTGGCAGCAGGGGTGAGAATGTGGTGACCTTCTGTGACTATGTGAACAACAGTTTCCAGGTCACCACGGGTGGAGTGGTCCTCAAGATGGCAATGAATGAGTCTGTCTGGCTGGAGCCAACGGAGAAGAACTCCCTGGTGGGGATCGAGGGGTCTGACAGCATCTTCTCTGGCTTCCTCATCTTCCCTGAGGCTTAG